A stretch of DNA from Telopea speciosissima isolate NSW1024214 ecotype Mountain lineage chromosome 5, Tspe_v1, whole genome shotgun sequence:
aataagactaATAACAATTGGTTGCTGGTCATTGGTTTGATACATGCTGGCTCACTACCATACAAGGAGAGCAAGTACGCGAAGGTGATCCGGACTCCTTCGCTGACGGGAAAGCTGGTCAGGGTTTAATCGATCATCCCATGCAGGGAAATATGATATTATACAATGATAAGTTTTCCCGATGTAATGATCTTAGGCTTAGGCTCTCAGCTCCTGTAATGATCTCATAAATCGAGTTCTGCTCTGTTTCCTGTAATGAAGACAAAGCCAATTGCTTTACAAAATTCAGAAACTTATTCCAGACGACAATAAGAATGAAAATGCTAACTTTACAGAATCCGTGAGCCTCATGAGCCTTACAGAGCCCAATCACCCATTTgacaataattttattttttcttccccCTACTTAACTGGGTTCCTGGTGCCCAGTAATCCCATCTGACTTGTCTTGTTCTTATAGGGCAGTGAACAACCTATGAGATTAGCAGAACTCCAACAAGAAAGAGTATTGGGTCACCCTCCTCTCCTAGAATTGATTTCTATATCTGGAGTTTGCAGCAGCAAGCAGAGATGCTCCGATTCCAGACCCATCTTTTGTATGTTCTATGATTACATTCTTTGATATTTCAGATCCTAGAAGCTCTATTACTGCATCTTGGAGATATCTTCTATACTGAGGGTAGTGTTCATATAAGCCTCCATCCATTGCCACCACTGTCCTTTTCCCGAATATGAGACCATTAGTATCCTGTTCCATTTTTTGGAGAATCCCAACAATTCCTGCTCCAGCCAGTCGTCCACCTCGCTTCACAATGGTATCACAGACTTCTAGTACTATCTTCCTTGCACTTAAATTGGCACTCACCTAGCCATGGTTCACACCAAATTGTATCATAAGTTCATAACTATATACAAATCTTGAATTCATTAGAGTTATAGAACAAGGTTTACCCCAAaaatgtctcttaaaatcaagCCAACTGCTTCCAGATCATCAGATTTGTCCTGCTGCATGGTACATAAATCAGGTGTCCTACAAAAAGAAATTAAGGTGAAGACTTCAGACTGAGCATGCAGTAGTTCACAGAAGGATACATGATATTGAGAATAACCTGATCAAAAGTTTGGTATTTTGTCTATCTCAGTTAAAATTCTGAAGAAAATGGTGACGAACATGAAAACTTATCAACTAAGAACCAGGAAATCATAGAAGAACAGTGGTTATTTGTAGTAGGCGAGGAAGATTTACTCTTGGGGCTTATGACTTTGCTTGGAATCCACAGAAAAAGATTTATCAAGAAatatttattctatttcttattcaaaataGCACTCCATAAGCGAGCCATCTATAACCTTGGTAAAGGATGAGGGAACTTCATTCAGGCCATCTTGTTGAAGTTTCACAAAGTCACTTCAATTGATCATCTGAATTGATTTCTAGAATTGAGATAAGCAAGATCCTGTACACAAGTAATAGATGCATTCTAGTAACATGCAATAAGCTATATGATCAAGAATGATAGAGTtactcctcttctccttttacaGATGGGTGCTATTGTCTACCTTTTGTCCCTTTAAAACCTTGCTCTCATTCTCAAAGCGGACCTTGATCGTTTGAAATAAATTTTGGGATTGAAATCAACTATAGTAATAGAACATTCTAGCAATTAATATATTCATGTTAGCTGAACCTACTGTGTTTCATAAACTTGTAAGAAGTCAATGTTGATCCATTGATGGGCTAGTGGGCATCATCTATGATCTACATCCATACAGTTACCCAATTCTTTACTGATCTTCCCACTCAAATTTGATTACAGGGGTATCAGTTATCCAAAGGCCATAGTAATACCTAGATGAGCTGTCAAAGTTTGATTTGATGCTTGGAGCTTATTTCATACCTGTATGGAGTAGGAAGTATTATTTCTGGACCTAAAATTCTGAGCAAGTTATTCCAGGTAGTTCTAATAAtggtgttgaaatttttttggtgATAATGTTTCTCAATCTTATGAAGCAAAACATTAAGATATTCTCAATCAAAAGATGCATCAATCTTTTCCAGCAAATATAAGTCTACTTTGTCTACCTCAAAAAAAGTGTATGGTATTATATGAACACATTTTGCAGAAACTCCCATATTGCAGTTAGTAAAGACTGGCTCTCAGATTTATGACTCATTAAACACTAAGGCAACTTGCCATTGCAAATGGATTAGCTAAGTTTCATGAACCATCTATATTCCTCTTGGATATCAAAAAATCTGCTGGTCCACACGACACCAAATATTAACAATATATTACAGTCAAGTCAGAACTGAACTCAGCTCTCATTGGACAATTTTGGTTCAGACAAGTGACTACGACTCATCAGAGTCTTAAGGATCATATCAACTAGCTATTTTCAAGTGTATTAACAGAAGTAATCAGAAGCTTGCCTTAATATGAAAGGTGTGGGGAGCTTTTCTGGAACAGATTCACCAAATAAAGCACCACATTCAGCCATTTTGACTAACACTCTTCTGACGATTTCACCAAGGTACATACCAGATATTGTCTTCTCAAATATCTGCTCAATTATAAGAGGAAAATATATCATACCAAAGAAGAATTCAGAACATCAGATAACTTATGCATAATTattcaaaaacagaaaaaatggcaaaaataatTTTTACCTGTTCACCAGGATTTATGCTTGCAGCATCCATTTCTTTATCAAATTCTGTTAAAGGAAGACCATTTGAAAAAGCTCCCCACTCAGTATTGATAATCTGCATGTATGAAGAGAAAATACAGTGttaccaaaaacaaatttcaggaagaaaggaaaagacaaTGAACCTTGGAAATCTAGGCACCATAAATTTACACATAACAAGTGGTTACGCTACCTATCGTTATCCTGAGTAATTCTCAACAGCTACCTCATTTCACATATAATTTGTGGTAATCCATgcaaaaaaattccacaactGAAGTCTTAATCCTTGTGAACCCACCACCCACCCCAAAAGGGGATGTTGCATGCAGTTGGGTCATCCAATACCCTTCTGCAGCTCAGAGGTGAATTTGTTGATTGGTTGAGTCTCCACAACTTAGTGAAAATTTCATTGCTTCAAATATTTATAATTTGATGAATGACTGCATACATACCGTTCTTCCATAACTAGGCCTCTGACCCTGCAGTTTTGGAATAGCATCCATATGTTCTACATAGCATGCATTCGTTCCAGTCCCCAAAATGACGGCAACCATTACATCATCATCCCAGTATCTTGCCCCAGCAAGTGTCCCAACTGTATCATTGACCTACTTTACAGGAATTGAAACAGATTGATCACTCCATGCATGATGAGTATTAATCCAAATAAAGAACATAAGCTTCAACATCCATGTCAGCATTGGCAGAGCCTACCAAGGCAGATACGTGCATGTCTAATTGTTGTCTTTCCATAGCTTCATTCAAGCAAGCAACTACATCTTTTCCTGCCTGTCAAGAATCAACAGTTCACTTATGTTTTGCAATTAGAGAAAGTCATAGCTCATGAATGAAAAAGGATTTATGCAAATCCTCACAAGGGCAAACAAAGGGTAGAGCCGGTACTAATAACTGTCACATTgggttgaaaaaataaaaacaaacaaaaataaacattcTTTTTATGCAGGGCTTTCAATGATGTACTCTTCCAGCAATAACCTTGAACGTTAGAGTTTCTATAGGGCCACAGGCTAAAGTGGGCATTCTTCTCCAGCTGGCTCACTGATGGATTAACTTAGCTTCTAACAACaccacccccccaccccaaaaaaaaaaaaaaaaaaaaaaagaagaggggggggggggaggggagaagacAAAAGGGGTAAAAAGTATTgcaagagaaaaagaagttgATTCAGTCAGATTCAATGTGAATATAGTCATAACGCCAGAGTTAAAGTTATAGGTTTGCTGCGTTCAGAACTCCGACTTCTGTTATTGCTTATCAAACCCATTAGCAATGCAAACCAAGCATTCCTAGGTCTCAAACAGTTAGTCTGGTTTCCAAGCTTCTTTCTTTTGAGAGTCACTTAGCTCCATTCTGGGATTCTACAAGAATGGCCATCCTTTGTTAGGTTTAATGAATATAGCGTAAGACAAAATACTGACGTGGAGGAATGTGAAACTTACCTCCATTAGGATTGACAATCCTGCAGTTCTGTCGAACGAATTCTTTGTTTTCTCTAGTGACAGCAACGACGACTTTTTCGGCAATAGATGAATGGTGCTTCTGGTTCCTTGTTTCTCAGGCATAGGGAGAGATGGATATCACTGTACGTCACTGGAATTAGGGACCAACTAGAAAAATTAATAATTCCCTCTCGTAACCACCTCCCATCAAGGTGGCTATGTGGTGGTTACCCAACTCGCACTCAACTGCTATTTGCAATTGATGCTGATGTAGCAATGTAGGCCACATCAGCTCTTACATTCTCCCACTTGACCTATATTTCCAAATGCCAAGCAAACGTGATAAGTTCTTAACTTAATGTGGACTaaattgccacatcagcatCAACTGTTCCTTAGCAGTTGAATTGGAGGAGTTATGCGACCAACTCTAGAAACTACCTTCATGGGAGGTGTTATGGCAAGGTGGTATATGAACAAGAGATGGTCACTGGTTTCAGTTGACACAAGGAAACACATCATCAATGTTGCTGCCTGAAGGAAAACCAAGAAACCAAAAGCACCATACTCCACTATCGGTGTCGCCAGAGAAGACATTCATTCGTTGGATAGACACTCGAGATTGTCGATTCTAATGGAGGTAAGTTCCACATTCCTCCACTTCAGTAATGGGATTTGGGCTACATATAGATGTAATCATGAACAGTCTAAGAGTCCTCAAAAGAAATTTACGACAAAACATAGCAAATGTACAGAAACATTTAACAAAGAAGTCAAATGACCTATTAGACCGCTCATAGATACAGAAATGCAAAGTTGGAATAACACAAACC
This window harbors:
- the LOC122663436 gene encoding hexokinase-2, chloroplastic-like encodes the protein MAVAAPSATVVSFYSATSPSRRPRARMAVRSTGLSVVPMLISLQNTCATPLPVLRLVADAMTADMRAGLAVDGGSDLKMILSYVDSLPSGDEKGLFYALDLGGTNFRVLRVQLGGKDNRVIDTEFEQVTIPQELMFGTSEELFDFIATGLANFVQKEGGRFHLHHGRKREIGFTFSFPINQTSIDSGTLIKWTKGFAVSGTAGKDVVACLNEAMERQQLDMHVSALVNDTVGTLAGARYWDDDVMVAVILGTGTNACYVEHMDAIPKLQGQRPSYGRTIINTEWGAFSNGLPLTEFDKEMDAASINPGEQIFEKTISGMYLGEIVRRVLVKMAECGALFGESVPEKLPTPFILRTPDLCTMQQDKSDDLEAVGLILRDIFGVSANLSARKIVLEVCDTIVKRGGRLAGAGIVGILQKMEQDTNGLIFGKRTVVAMDGGLYEHYPQYRRYLQDAVIELLGSEISKNVIIEHTKDGSGIGASLLAAANSRYRNQF